A single Leptospira kirschneri serovar Cynopteri str. 3522 CT DNA region contains:
- a CDS encoding LIC_11883 family protein: MKKLKSITSIKIRVRFNVLLRTFFYFIVFLFLNVSVSAQNWKEYSLRELIGRLKYYTYAKVAQSLRKEYLTDQEQMWEDWDCVVPIPELPGPFFCGLLKQQFPSELEPEVSVPEMVPLEKRSVSPVLALNPNIKVYKNIQLYSGTTISGKNVVKISSEEDSGESLRAFYLNNGRLSHYEFRDRIIVFDWSGSKLKAILDIKVDSMFRPLSGREIILP, translated from the coding sequence ATGAAAAAATTAAAAAGTATTACCTCTATTAAAATTAGAGTTCGATTTAACGTTTTACTGCGAACCTTTTTCTATTTTATTGTATTCTTATTTTTGAATGTTTCCGTATCGGCGCAAAATTGGAAAGAGTATTCTCTGAGAGAACTGATCGGAAGATTGAAGTATTATACGTATGCAAAGGTCGCTCAGAGTCTGAGAAAAGAATATCTCACCGATCAGGAACAAATGTGGGAAGATTGGGATTGTGTGGTTCCTATTCCAGAGCTTCCTGGACCTTTTTTTTGTGGGCTTTTAAAACAACAGTTTCCGTCTGAATTAGAACCGGAAGTTTCCGTTCCGGAAATGGTGCCTCTGGAAAAACGTTCTGTGAGTCCGGTGCTTGCACTGAACCCTAATATAAAGGTATATAAGAATATTCAATTGTACTCAGGAACTACAATTTCCGGAAAAAATGTAGTAAAAATCAGTTCTGAGGAAGATTCGGGCGAATCTCTTCGTGCGTTTTATCTAAATAATGGACGACTGAGTCACTACGAGTTTAGAGACCGGATTATAGTATTTGATTGGTCCGGTTCTAAATTAAAGGCCATTTTGGATATAAAAGTGGATTCTATGTTTAGGCCACTTTCCGGAAGAGAAATCATACTTCCATGA
- a CDS encoding DUF2797 domain-containing protein, with translation MKPIASGFLRMMDHQGIDPVSYIWVTATYDSDSSEKQKPNIQENPNILNYLGKKIRLEFTGKIRCVSCGRITKKSFNQGNCFTCFQTLAENDLCILRPDTCHFHLGTCREPDWGETHCFISHTVYLANSSAIKVGITKENPVSNRWVDQGAVQGIPLVEVISRRDAGIIEKELSKILSDRTTWQKMVSGDPEPVDLVFKKKEFLKTIEELDLDLDYVISDQENPTYIRYPIQSYPKKIQSLAPEKHPVIEDVLTGIKGQYLLFSSGVINIRAYGGYESILSSE, from the coding sequence ATGAAACCGATCGCTTCCGGTTTCCTACGAATGATGGATCATCAAGGAATCGATCCTGTTTCTTATATTTGGGTCACTGCGACCTACGATTCCGATTCTTCTGAAAAACAAAAACCAAATATTCAAGAAAATCCTAATATTCTAAACTACTTAGGTAAAAAAATAAGGTTAGAATTTACCGGAAAAATTCGTTGTGTATCTTGCGGAAGGATCACTAAAAAAAGTTTCAATCAGGGAAATTGTTTCACTTGTTTTCAGACATTGGCTGAGAATGATCTATGTATTTTAAGGCCGGATACTTGTCATTTTCATTTAGGAACTTGTAGGGAACCAGATTGGGGAGAAACACATTGTTTTATTTCTCATACGGTTTATCTTGCAAATAGTTCCGCGATTAAAGTGGGAATTACAAAAGAAAATCCGGTATCAAATCGTTGGGTGGATCAAGGAGCTGTACAAGGGATTCCACTTGTGGAAGTTATTTCTAGAAGAGATGCGGGAATTATAGAAAAAGAACTTTCTAAGATTTTGTCGGATCGAACCACTTGGCAAAAGATGGTATCGGGGGATCCAGAGCCGGTAGATCTCGTTTTTAAAAAGAAAGAATTTTTGAAAACGATCGAAGAACTGGATTTAGATCTGGATTATGTAATTTCCGATCAAGAGAATCCAACTTACATTCGTTATCCGATTCAGTCTTATCCAAAAAAAATACAATCTCTGGCTCCTGAAAAACATCCTGTGATCGAAGACGTTCTTACTGGGATCAAAGGACAATATCTTTTATTTTCATCCGGGGTCATCAACATACGCGCGTATGGTGGTTATGAATCTATTTTGAGTTCTGAATAG
- a CDS encoding flagellin: protein MIINHNLAAINSHRVLKFQNNEVAKNMETLSSGMRINRAGDDASGLAVSEKMRTQVKGLRQAERNTEDGMSLIQTTEGYLQETNDIIQRIRVLAIQSSNGIYSAEDRQMIQVEVSQLVDEIDRIASQAEFNKMALLQGDFARGSRTSSMWFHIGPNQHQRERVYIATMTAKSLNLIKADGSLLTLSTAEFANDSIGVLDDALMKINKQRANLGAYFNRLEHASKGLMVAYENIQASESRIRDTDMAEETVAFTKNQILVQSGTAMLAQANVRPQSVLQLLR from the coding sequence ATGATCATTAATCACAACTTAGCCGCGATCAATTCCCATCGCGTTCTGAAGTTTCAGAATAACGAAGTAGCGAAGAATATGGAAACTCTTTCTTCCGGTATGCGTATCAACCGCGCTGGAGACGATGCTTCCGGTCTTGCCGTTTCTGAAAAAATGAGAACGCAAGTGAAAGGTCTCAGACAAGCTGAGAGAAACACTGAAGACGGCATGTCTTTGATCCAGACTACGGAAGGATATTTACAGGAAACTAATGATATCATCCAAAGAATCAGGGTTCTTGCTATTCAGTCTTCTAACGGAATCTACAGCGCAGAAGATCGCCAGATGATTCAGGTAGAGGTTTCTCAGCTTGTAGACGAGATTGATCGTATCGCTTCTCAGGCAGAATTCAACAAGATGGCTCTCCTTCAGGGGGACTTTGCAAGAGGTTCTAGAACTTCTTCTATGTGGTTCCATATCGGACCGAACCAACACCAAAGAGAAAGAGTGTATATCGCAACTATGACGGCGAAATCTCTCAATTTGATCAAGGCGGATGGTTCTCTCCTGACGTTGTCTACTGCTGAATTTGCTAATGACTCTATCGGGGTACTGGACGACGCTCTGATGAAAATCAACAAACAAAGAGCGAATCTTGGAGCATACTTTAACAGATTGGAACACGCTTCCAAAGGTCTGATGGTTGCTTACGAAAACATCCAGGCTTCAGAGTCGAGAATCAGGGATACAGATATGGCGGAGGAAACAGTTGCGTTCACTAAAAACCAGATTCTGGTTCAGTCGGGAACAGCAATGCTTGCTCAGGCTAACGTAAGACCTCAGTCGGTTCTGCAGCTTCTTAGATAA
- a CDS encoding exo-beta-N-acetylmuramidase NamZ family protein produces the protein MFNTKIKKKFFLSVIFFLFLPSIACAEKSFRKHIADSKLIPSEIEFYSNVLPGLSGKNVILITNPSGIGRSPERILREFKKHDVKIKHLIGLEHGFLGLEEDFSKSPVTVDEFFNLPIYHIYRVKNAELPTILKGADAILFDVQDMGMRCYTYLTVLKRIMDGIPDPANTRLIVLDHVNPALYLKGRGEMIDKRFLNFAGEFPSLFFGGLTLGESAVYYNSEYLDKKVRLEVISPKNAKRSFDWDREGIPWTTPSPNLPTVDSAVNYLGLVLLEGVNVSVGRGTTAPFVYFGAPWMMEPEKLAEELNQNSGGEYYYQTVFFKPVFGPYKNEICRGLRLTVVNRKYDPLKMAFQLISVLKSNYKEFKWRSYPDGTYNIDFLWGTESFRKAIDSGKKYDQYAEYLSSIEKEYNEKIKKYYLY, from the coding sequence ATGTTCAACACAAAAATAAAGAAGAAATTCTTTCTCTCAGTTATTTTTTTTCTATTTCTACCATCGATTGCTTGTGCGGAAAAAAGTTTTCGTAAACATATCGCGGACTCAAAACTCATTCCTTCCGAAATCGAATTTTATTCTAACGTTCTTCCTGGACTTTCCGGAAAAAATGTAATTCTAATTACAAATCCATCCGGAATCGGAAGAAGTCCCGAAAGGATTTTAAGAGAATTTAAAAAACACGATGTAAAAATCAAACATCTGATCGGATTGGAACACGGATTTTTAGGACTCGAGGAGGACTTCAGTAAATCTCCGGTTACCGTGGATGAATTTTTTAATCTTCCGATCTATCATATCTATCGAGTCAAGAATGCAGAACTTCCGACGATTTTGAAAGGAGCCGACGCGATTCTTTTTGATGTGCAAGATATGGGGATGAGATGTTATACTTATCTAACCGTCTTAAAAAGAATTATGGACGGAATTCCGGATCCTGCAAATACGAGACTGATCGTATTGGATCACGTAAATCCCGCTCTTTATTTAAAAGGAAGAGGGGAAATGATCGATAAACGTTTTTTAAATTTTGCGGGAGAATTTCCTTCTCTTTTTTTCGGAGGTTTGACCTTGGGAGAATCGGCGGTTTATTATAACTCTGAATATTTAGATAAAAAGGTTCGTTTAGAAGTAATATCTCCTAAAAACGCAAAACGATCTTTTGATTGGGACAGAGAAGGAATTCCTTGGACTACACCTTCTCCTAATTTACCAACTGTGGATTCTGCGGTCAATTATTTGGGGCTTGTTTTGTTAGAAGGAGTGAACGTTTCTGTAGGAAGAGGTACTACCGCACCTTTTGTGTATTTCGGAGCGCCTTGGATGATGGAACCGGAAAAGTTAGCGGAGGAATTGAATCAAAATTCTGGTGGAGAGTATTATTATCAGACCGTGTTTTTTAAACCGGTGTTTGGTCCTTATAAAAATGAAATCTGTAGAGGATTGCGACTAACGGTGGTAAATCGAAAATACGATCCTTTGAAAATGGCGTTCCAGTTGATTTCCGTTCTAAAATCGAATTATAAAGAATTTAAATGGAGATCGTATCCGGATGGAACCTACAATATCGATTTTCTATGGGGAACGGAATCGTTTCGAAAAGCGATCGACTCCGGAAAAAAATACGATCAGTATGCGGAATATTTAAGTTCTATTGAGAAAGAATACAATGAAAAAATTAAAAAGTATTACCTCTATTAA
- a CDS encoding alpha/beta fold hydrolase, with amino-acid sequence MIAILKNRRSPFYLATTFLILLLFALFASTLAFIFTGVLILILLIHPLLLNWIGKLYGQEDIADEVHFAKTKDGWNLALHRHVPIQPNPQLAPVLVVHGIATNKFVIDLDRRHSLPYYLKLRGYDVFAVSLRGCGRSYHESPTRYEDFTFDDIVKYDVPAMIEKVKKITGSDRISYVGHSMGAMILYSHFCISEHKKDVEDIAAFVSLGGPGNLNHIGITLIGILSRFPRARKMLDLKFGASILAPLAGELYTPIDEILYNPKTTSSKTVKKIMKNAIENVSDGVTEQFMRWIETKQMHSLNGFYDYVQLQKKISVPSLFIAGEKDVIATPESVRSVYENSSSKKKEFRVISKINGASDDYGHACLVMGDRAEDDVFQYVESFLKKHGLRDQPGIGIKIKEGILSALFRFRN; translated from the coding sequence GTGATTGCAATACTCAAGAATCGTAGAAGTCCGTTCTACTTGGCGACTACGTTCTTAATTCTATTATTGTTTGCATTGTTTGCTTCTACGCTCGCTTTTATTTTTACGGGCGTTTTGATCTTGATCCTTTTGATCCATCCTCTACTTTTAAATTGGATCGGAAAATTATACGGACAAGAAGACATCGCCGACGAAGTTCATTTTGCTAAAACCAAGGACGGATGGAATTTGGCTCTTCACAGACATGTTCCGATTCAACCGAATCCTCAATTAGCGCCTGTGTTGGTGGTTCATGGGATTGCTACTAATAAGTTCGTGATAGATCTAGATCGAAGACATTCCCTGCCTTATTATTTGAAACTTAGGGGATACGACGTATTTGCGGTTTCTCTTCGAGGTTGTGGAAGGTCTTATCATGAAAGTCCTACGCGTTATGAGGATTTCACGTTCGATGACATCGTAAAATACGATGTTCCGGCTATGATTGAAAAGGTGAAAAAAATTACCGGTTCCGATAGGATTTCGTATGTAGGCCATTCTATGGGGGCGATGATTTTATATTCGCATTTTTGCATATCCGAACATAAAAAAGACGTAGAAGACATTGCCGCCTTTGTATCGTTAGGTGGACCAGGAAACCTAAATCATATTGGAATTACTCTAATAGGAATACTTTCCAGATTTCCGCGTGCGAGAAAAATGTTGGATCTTAAATTCGGGGCTTCCATTCTAGCACCATTGGCCGGGGAACTTTATACGCCGATTGACGAAATTTTATATAACCCTAAGACAACTTCCTCCAAAACAGTTAAGAAAATTATGAAAAACGCAATTGAAAACGTTTCGGACGGAGTTACGGAACAGTTTATGCGTTGGATAGAAACGAAACAGATGCATTCTCTCAATGGGTTTTATGATTACGTTCAACTTCAAAAAAAAATTTCCGTACCTTCTTTGTTTATTGCCGGAGAAAAGGACGTGATTGCAACTCCCGAATCCGTTCGTTCTGTGTATGAAAATTCAAGTTCTAAGAAAAAAGAATTTAGGGTGATTTCAAAGATAAACGGAGCTTCCGACGATTACGGTCACGCTTGTCTTGTAATGGGTGATCGTGCGGAAGACGACGTATTTCAATACGTGGAATCTTTTTTGAAAAAACACGGACTCAGAGATCAACCGGGGATCGGAATCAAGATCAAAGAGGGAATTCTTTCCGCTTTGTTTAGGTTTCGCAATTAG
- the creD gene encoding cell envelope integrity protein CreD, whose translation MRGLIIGENNMFKIQSSVSLRILILGIMLGLLLIPINLVGSLVFERQERAGEAVGEMSSKWGGKQEMAGPFLVIPYQIIREEVKEDPAIWEGVNQDRNRKQIRTQVEVVEEMYFLPEKLNLETDLKAEKRKRGIYEAVLYHGNVKFQGNFKQPSVSDFPMNTKKIFWAESKMIVVVNDAKGIGNDVKLFLAEKEKTFQPGSSSEHFTSGLHSKMNLLDFKFPLTFQIQIPTQGSDSMGLIPLGKETKIQISSNWKDPSFEGSFLPKERSISENGFQATWESSYFSRNYPQVISSEEHSTLGTILSSGLGVRLIVPVDHYLKLERSIKYAILLIAASFALFFLLEIFGGKILHPFQYLMIGFVMVVFYILNLSLSEHLGFIISYAIASLAVSGLIFYYATSILQSKKRGFIAGGFYFGLYSFLYIILSSEDYALLIGSVVVFVFLALLMHFTRKINWYSFGSQGEIKSS comes from the coding sequence ATGCGCGGATTAATTATTGGAGAAAATAATATGTTTAAAATTCAATCGTCCGTAAGTCTTAGGATTTTAATTTTAGGAATAATGCTTGGTTTGTTATTAATTCCGATCAACTTGGTCGGTTCGTTAGTTTTTGAAAGACAGGAAAGAGCTGGAGAAGCGGTAGGAGAAATGAGTTCCAAATGGGGTGGTAAGCAGGAGATGGCCGGCCCTTTTTTAGTAATTCCTTATCAAATAATCCGAGAAGAAGTAAAGGAAGATCCAGCAATTTGGGAAGGAGTAAATCAAGATCGAAATAGAAAGCAAATTCGTACTCAAGTAGAAGTAGTTGAAGAAATGTATTTTCTTCCGGAAAAACTCAACTTAGAAACGGATTTAAAAGCAGAAAAGAGAAAGAGAGGAATTTATGAAGCGGTTTTATATCATGGAAATGTAAAGTTCCAAGGAAATTTTAAACAACCGTCTGTTTCTGATTTTCCAATGAATACAAAAAAAATTTTCTGGGCGGAATCAAAAATGATCGTTGTTGTCAATGACGCAAAAGGAATTGGAAATGACGTTAAATTGTTTTTAGCTGAAAAAGAAAAAACGTTTCAACCGGGTTCTTCTTCCGAACATTTTACATCTGGATTACATTCTAAAATGAATCTTTTGGATTTTAAGTTTCCACTTACGTTTCAAATTCAAATTCCAACTCAAGGTTCTGATTCTATGGGTTTAATTCCTCTGGGTAAAGAAACTAAGATTCAAATTTCTTCGAATTGGAAAGATCCGTCCTTTGAGGGAAGTTTTTTACCAAAAGAAAGAAGTATTTCTGAAAATGGATTTCAAGCAACTTGGGAATCTTCTTATTTTTCTAGAAATTATCCACAAGTAATTTCTTCCGAGGAACATTCAACTTTGGGTACTATTTTATCTTCTGGGCTTGGAGTTCGGTTGATCGTTCCTGTGGACCATTATCTAAAATTAGAAAGATCTATTAAATACGCGATTTTATTGATTGCGGCTAGTTTTGCTCTTTTCTTTTTATTAGAAATTTTTGGAGGAAAGATTCTTCATCCATTTCAATATCTGATGATTGGGTTTGTGATGGTTGTATTTTACATTTTAAACTTATCTTTGTCGGAACATTTAGGTTTTATAATATCTTACGCGATTGCATCTCTTGCGGTTTCCGGTCTCATATTTTATTATGCGACTTCCATTTTACAAAGTAAAAAGAGGGGATTTATTGCTGGAGGATTTTATTTCGGTTTATATTCTTTCTTGTATATAATTTTATCTTCCGAAGACTACGCCTTGCTCATAGGTTCCGTTGTGGTATTTGTGTTTTTAGCGCTTTTAATGCATTTTACCCGAAAGATCAATTGGTATTCTTTTGGATCTCAGGGGGAGATCAAATCTTCTTAA
- a CDS encoding M48 family metalloprotease has product MKKVFRRFSIVLFFLMFSTCGAVIDSVVPIELDIQIGKSFLENAKNGKEGMHVLKNAALEKYVKSVADKILKSDQIRYKKDFPYKITILDDDDTINAVCTPGGYIFVYTGLLKLIQDEATLAAILAHEIAHAEKRHSIKQIISSLGIYFTIYIGLTIFLGSDAASLINLGSRVGGEILTLANSRSAEAEADFMSFEYLKNTKYYPGALESFFVLIEKKEKEEGGTVDKRMIQFLSTHPLNDERIGENRKRLNSIGNPKATPENLYMERYQTAIKRAFGSD; this is encoded by the coding sequence ATGAAAAAAGTTTTTAGACGTTTTAGTATCGTTTTGTTTTTTTTAATGTTTTCCACATGTGGAGCCGTTATAGATTCCGTGGTCCCGATCGAATTGGACATCCAGATTGGAAAGTCGTTTTTAGAAAATGCAAAAAACGGCAAAGAGGGAATGCACGTCTTAAAAAATGCCGCTTTGGAAAAATATGTAAAGTCGGTTGCAGATAAAATTCTCAAATCGGATCAAATCCGATATAAAAAAGATTTTCCTTATAAAATTACGATTTTAGACGACGATGATACGATCAACGCGGTTTGTACGCCGGGAGGTTATATTTTTGTATATACTGGGCTTTTAAAACTTATTCAAGATGAGGCAACGTTAGCCGCAATATTGGCGCATGAAATTGCACACGCAGAAAAAAGGCATTCCATAAAACAGATCATTAGTTCTTTAGGAATTTATTTTACGATCTATATAGGGCTTACTATTTTTTTAGGATCAGACGCGGCGAGTTTGATCAATTTAGGTTCTAGAGTGGGAGGGGAAATTCTTACTTTGGCGAACAGTCGTTCTGCGGAAGCGGAAGCAGACTTTATGAGTTTTGAATATTTGAAAAATACAAAATACTATCCGGGCGCTTTGGAATCCTTTTTTGTTTTAATTGAAAAAAAGGAGAAAGAAGAAGGTGGAACCGTAGATAAACGAATGATTCAATTCTTGTCCACACATCCATTGAACGATGAAAGAATCGGAGAAAATCGTAAAAGACTGAATTCGATCGGAAACCCAAAGGCCACACCTGAAAATTTATATATGGAACGTTATCAAACTGCTATAAAACGTGCATTCGGATCCGATTAG
- a CDS encoding lipoprotein LipL46, whose protein sequence is MNRFPTTRLIAALAVISFAISCGSSGSTRGKKKEFYEKEGNKVTVIGEAPIYNGDKQIAKQRALKDAKINAVRKVIGEEISNKSKASDGESLGSSLLSKTDAFVKSYDIIDEAEGKIDTQPMLKLTVRCEVEESKISTAVDNLLADVGNPRVAVLVLGKVGGAPVFPATPGNFGEAEIIKALKKNGNKVIDPSLTAKKVNKTQVDSENVEGSPLIKILAEALQAEVLVLANVETEDQQPLDSVNGKALERTIYNTAATGTYKVVLLWGDGKIVDSGTADGRGADITQKVSREKAISEWAASVSKKVNNQLKEEWFNLTENNPIVLKFTGLNADEATKFKDDLTEFTATKEVNVRTSDTNGSEWEVIYPGKDSLFQEELVYKKDRGFSFLATKSLEVKSATRGVVTLEFKPLK, encoded by the coding sequence ATGAATCGTTTCCCTACCACCAGGCTCATCGCGGCCTTAGCAGTTATTTCCTTCGCAATCAGTTGCGGTTCTTCCGGTTCCACTCGTGGTAAAAAGAAAGAATTCTACGAAAAAGAAGGTAATAAAGTTACCGTAATCGGAGAAGCTCCTATTTATAACGGGGACAAACAAATCGCTAAACAAAGAGCATTAAAAGATGCAAAAATCAACGCGGTTCGCAAAGTAATCGGAGAAGAAATCAGCAATAAAAGTAAGGCTTCCGATGGGGAAAGTTTAGGTTCCAGTCTACTTTCTAAAACGGACGCATTTGTCAAAAGTTATGATATTATAGACGAAGCAGAAGGTAAGATCGATACCCAACCTATGTTGAAACTTACCGTTCGTTGTGAAGTAGAAGAATCTAAAATCTCAACTGCAGTAGACAACCTTCTTGCAGATGTTGGAAATCCTAGAGTGGCCGTTTTAGTTCTCGGTAAAGTGGGAGGCGCTCCCGTTTTTCCTGCAACTCCTGGAAATTTCGGTGAAGCTGAAATTATCAAGGCTCTGAAAAAGAACGGAAACAAAGTCATCGACCCTTCTCTCACCGCTAAAAAAGTAAATAAAACTCAAGTAGATTCTGAAAATGTAGAAGGTTCTCCTTTGATTAAAATTCTGGCAGAGGCTCTACAGGCGGAAGTTTTAGTTTTAGCTAACGTAGAAACGGAAGATCAACAACCTTTAGATTCTGTAAATGGAAAAGCTTTAGAAAGAACCATCTATAACACAGCAGCTACAGGAACTTATAAAGTAGTTCTTCTTTGGGGAGACGGAAAGATCGTAGATAGTGGAACCGCAGATGGTAGAGGCGCAGATATTACTCAAAAAGTTTCTAGAGAAAAAGCGATTTCGGAATGGGCGGCTTCTGTATCTAAAAAAGTAAACAATCAATTGAAAGAAGAATGGTTTAATTTAACTGAAAACAATCCTATCGTTCTGAAGTTTACTGGCCTAAACGCAGACGAAGCGACTAAGTTCAAAGACGATCTAACCGAGTTTACTGCGACAAAAGAAGTAAACGTAAGAACTTCCGATACGAATGGTTCCGAGTGGGAAGTAATTTATCCAGGTAAGGATTCTTTATTTCAAGAAGAACTGGTCTACAAAAAAGACAGAGGATTCTCTTTCTTAGCGACTAAATCCTTGGAAGTTAAATCCGCAACCCGAGGAGTGGTTACTCTGGAATTTAAACCTTTAAAATAA
- a CDS encoding flagellin, translated as MIINHNLSAVNAHRSLKFNELAVDKTMKALSSGMRINSAADDASGLAVSEKLRTQVNGLRQAERNTEDGMSFIQTAEGFLEQTSNIIQRIRVLAIQTSNGIYSNEDRQLVQVEVSALVDEVDRIASQAEFNKFKLFEGQFARGSRVASMWFHMGPNQNQRERFYIGTMTSKALKLVKADGRPIAISSPGEANDVIGLADAALTKIMKQRADMGAYYNRLEYTAKGLMGAYENMQASESRIRDADMAEEVVSLTTKQILVQSGTAMLAQANMKPNSVLKLLQQI; from the coding sequence ATGATTATCAATCACAACCTGAGCGCGGTGAATGCTCACCGTTCTCTAAAGTTCAACGAACTTGCTGTGGACAAGACGATGAAAGCTCTGTCTTCCGGTATGCGGATCAATTCCGCTGCGGACGACGCTTCCGGACTTGCTGTTTCCGAAAAGCTAAGAACGCAAGTAAATGGTTTGCGTCAGGCGGAAAGAAATACCGAAGACGGAATGAGTTTCATTCAAACTGCCGAGGGATTTCTGGAGCAGACGTCTAACATCATTCAAAGAATCCGGGTGCTCGCCATCCAGACTTCGAATGGTATCTACAGTAACGAAGATAGGCAGCTCGTGCAGGTGGAAGTATCTGCGCTGGTGGATGAAGTCGATCGAATTGCTTCTCAGGCTGAATTTAATAAGTTCAAACTGTTTGAGGGTCAATTCGCGAGAGGTTCTAGGGTTGCATCCATGTGGTTTCATATGGGTCCAAACCAAAATCAGCGTGAAAGATTTTACATCGGTACGATGACTTCGAAAGCCCTGAAGCTTGTAAAGGCGGATGGGAGGCCGATCGCAATCTCTTCTCCGGGAGAGGCTAATGACGTGATCGGGCTGGCAGATGCTGCTCTTACGAAGATCATGAAGCAGAGAGCGGATATGGGAGCTTATTATAATAGGCTTGAATATACCGCAAAAGGTCTGATGGGTGCGTATGAAAATATGCAGGCATCTGAATCTAGAATTCGAGACGCCGATATGGCGGAGGAAGTTGTCTCGCTGACCACAAAACAAATACTTGTGCAGAGTGGTACGGCAATGTTGGCGCAGGCAAACATGAAACCGAATTCAGTTCTCAAGCTTCTGCAGCAGATCTAA
- a CDS encoding DUF2461 domain-containing protein: MLHLTTLDFLKKLAKNNNKVWLEKNKESFVKAKEDFENLITELIVGLAKINPLLTGVDPKKCIFRIYRDVRFSKNKEPYKINFGASIGEVGKDLGKPLFYLHVQPRGESFLAGGLYMPDSPTLKKVREYILKNSNFLKKVVQDKEFLKEFGGLSDMKLKTYPKGFAKDHPDLEWIQYTSYIVEKKLKDEELLSKSFIKNSIQSYKILQPFLIYLNRSISS, from the coding sequence ATGTTACACTTGACCACTCTTGATTTTCTTAAAAAGTTAGCGAAGAATAACAATAAGGTTTGGCTGGAGAAAAATAAGGAATCTTTTGTCAAAGCTAAAGAGGATTTTGAAAATTTAATTACGGAATTGATCGTAGGACTTGCTAAAATAAATCCGTTGCTTACGGGAGTGGATCCTAAAAAATGCATTTTTAGAATTTACAGAGACGTTCGTTTTTCCAAAAACAAAGAACCTTATAAAATTAATTTTGGCGCAAGTATAGGAGAGGTCGGAAAGGATTTAGGAAAACCTCTTTTTTACCTTCATGTTCAACCGAGAGGAGAATCTTTTCTAGCGGGTGGTCTCTACATGCCCGATTCTCCTACGTTAAAAAAGGTTCGAGAATATATATTAAAAAATTCTAATTTTTTAAAAAAGGTCGTTCAAGACAAAGAATTCTTAAAAGAGTTTGGCGGACTTTCGGATATGAAGTTAAAAACTTACCCGAAAGGATTTGCAAAGGATCATCCCGATCTAGAATGGATTCAATATACGAGTTATATTGTTGAAAAAAAACTAAAAGACGAAGAATTACTTTCAAAGTCTTTTATCAAAAATTCGATTCAGTCTTATAAAATACTACAGCCGTTTCTTATATATTTGAATAGATCCATTTCTTCTTGA
- a CDS encoding c-type cytochrome, translating to MKKIHSSILILLFAILTFINCSNQNNKSNSSRIERGKKLVMVAGCTDCHTAKIMTPQGPVPDASKFLAGYLETNQLPDYKNYKNSPWLLFTGDLTAVVGPWGVSFAKNITPDPETGIGGWTEDMFIQTVRTQKRLGVGRPILPPMNGVFIGNMNPLSDDELKDIFAYLKSLKPVRNRVPEPILN from the coding sequence ATGAAAAAAATTCATTCTTCAATTTTAATTCTGCTCTTTGCGATTCTAACTTTCATAAACTGTTCGAATCAAAATAACAAGTCAAATAGTTCTCGCATTGAACGAGGTAAAAAATTGGTAATGGTCGCCGGATGTACAGATTGTCATACCGCAAAAATAATGACTCCACAAGGCCCGGTGCCAGACGCTTCTAAATTTTTAGCTGGATATTTAGAAACAAATCAATTACCGGATTATAAGAACTATAAAAATTCTCCTTGGCTTTTGTTTACCGGAGATCTTACTGCCGTGGTTGGTCCTTGGGGAGTTAGTTTTGCAAAAAATATTACCCCCGATCCTGAAACCGGTATCGGCGGTTGGACCGAAGATATGTTTATCCAAACGGTTCGGACTCAAAAAAGATTAGGGGTAGGTAGACCAATTCTTCCTCCAATGAACGGTGTTTTTATCGGAAACATGAATCCTCTAAGTGATGATGAACTAAAAGATATTTTTGCTTATCTTAAATCTTTAAAGCCAGTCAGAAACAGAGTTCCTGAACCGATTTTAAATTAA